The genomic window ACAAGAGTTCGTCGATGAGTCGATGGTAGAACGCCACCCCGGCAGGGTTCACCTCCCCGTCACCGTCCGGGACGATCCGGGTCCACGCGATCGAGAATCGGTAGGCCTTGAGGCCGAGTTCTGCGAAGAGCGAAACGTCCTCCCGGTACCGGTGGTAGTGGTCCGCTGCAACGGTGAAGTCGCTGATGCCCTCAGCACGGTGGATGTGGAGATCGACGACCGAGGGGCCTTTACCGTCTTCATTCCAGGCACCTTCGACCTGGTAGGCGGAGGTTGACGCGCCCCAGAGGAAGCCGCGTGGGAAGGGTGTGAGCTGTGTGTAGTCCATGAGTTCTGCCTTGAGGTTCTCAGCCGGCGATCGAGAGTACGGGCTCACCCGCGACGACGCGCCCAGAGGCCGTGACCGAGACCTCGCCGACGTCGTCCGGGTTTGTCACGACCAGGATGACCGTCGCCGGGTGACCTGCGTCTGAGATCGCGGCGAGATCCACGGAGACGAGCTGCTGTCCCACTTCGACATGCGTCCCTGACGGGACTGCACCAGAGAAGCCGGCTCCCTTCATCTGGACCGTGTCGACGCCGATGTGCACGAGGACCTCAACGCCCGCGTCGGTGACGATGCCGAACGCGTGCCCGGTCTTCGTGGCGGCCACAACGGTGCCCGTGACCGGCGAGACGATTCGACCGTTCATCGGTTCGATGCCCAGTCCAGGGCCCATGACGCCCGACGAGAACGCTCCATCGGGGATCGCTGCAAGCGGTAGGACCTCGCCGGAGACGGGAGCGGTGATCTCGTGTGATGCAGAAACAGTTCGTTCCCCGCCAGTGCCCGCAGTTGAGATGGTGCCGATCGCAGGTACCGACGCGGAGGGGATATCGACTTCGACCGTCAATCCAGAGCCAAGCAGTGCATCCTGTGCCGCAGCAACGCGCTCGAAGCGCACTGAGAGCAGGATGGCGGCCGCAGCAGAGACCACCGCTGAGATCGCGAGCGCCACCAGGATGTTGACAAAGAACTGGAGGGTGTCGTCTCCGATGTACAGGAACACGGCCGGCAGGCCCGACGTACCAACGGCGAACCGGTGTGTGCTGGTCAACCCCGCATAGAGTCCGCCGGCGCCGCCGCCGATCATCGCCGCAATCAAGGGATACCGTTTCGGAAGGGCAACGCCATAGAGCGCCGGCTCAGTAATACCCATCAATGCAGTGATTCCACCTGCAGTCGCGATCTGACGCAGCTTGGCGTCCTTCGTACGGACGGCGACCACCAGCGTCGCGACACCCTGCGCGATGTTCGAGCAGATCGCACCCGGGCCGAAGATGCTGTCGTACCCGAGCTGTGCCAACTGGGCGAACCCGAGTGGCGCCACCGCGTTGTGCACACCGAACATCACCATCACCGGGAGCAATGCGCCAATCAGCAGCGAGGGTACCCACGGTGCGTTCTCGGTAAGGAAGGCGAAGAAGATCGCGAGATACCCGCCGAGGAAGGTGCCGATCGGACCGAGGACCGACATCGCAAGCGTGCCCATGACCAGGAAGGTGATCATCGGGACGAACACGAGCTTGATGGCGTTCGGGACGACCCGGTTCAACAGTCGCTCGAAGTATGACTGCACGAGGATAACGAGCAGGATCGGGATGACCGAGGAGCCGTAGGATGCAAGCGTCAGCGGGATGACGTCGAAGAGATGTACCGAATCACCACTCGCGACCATCTGCGTCCAGGTCGGGTGCAGCATCATCGCTGCCACAACACCGGCGAGGAACCGGTTCGTCTTCAGTTTGTCCGCCGCTGAGATGGCGACGAAGATCGGTAGGAAGTAGAAGACCGCGTTGGCGAAGAACGCGAGTACCTGGTAGGTCTGGGATTCCCTGGTGATCACGTTGGTCACGACCAGGACCGCCAGCAATGCCATGATCATGCCAGCTCCGGAGAGTGCCGGGACGATGGGCTGGAACGTGGCCGCGATGAAGTCGACGACGACGCTGAAGACGCTACGCCGCTCTGCGGGCTTCGAAGCGGTCGTGTGGGTGGCGCTCGAGACGCCGGCAGCGCTCAACTCTCTGTCCACCTCCTCGAACACGTCTTTGACGTGCGTTCCGACGACGACCTGATAGGTCCCACCGGAGACCCGTGTCGTGGCCACACCCGCCGTCGCTTGCAGCTCACTATCGCGAACGAGCGACTCGTTGTGGAGGGAGAAACGGAGCCGCGTCTGGCAGTGGTATGCGGATTCGATGTTGGCGGGGCCACCCACGAGTCGGATGATCTCGGCCGCGAGTGTCGCGTACTTGGTACTCATGCTGAACCTGTCTCCTCGTTGAGGCATAAAAAAAGACCCGAGCATCGATACCCGGGTCGGATATCAGAGCTCAGGTCCTGCTTCACACAAGGTGAATAACATCCCACAGTCTCACGCGGCAGAAGCCGCATTGGAGACCATAGCGAGTTGTCGACTTGAGCACAAGGTTGCAACGGTGTTCGTGTGCAGCCCGCATTGTTCGTGTGTTCAAGGTGGATCTTGTGCGGATGTGAACCTGACCTCGTCTCGGGGTTCCCGACCGATCGCGATCGAAGCTGGGAGACCAGCGCCTCGACGCAGGCGAGGGTGATCGCGAGGATGCAGGAGACACCCGACGGCCTGTCGTCGCGCCCGAGACGGATGCCCCCCCCCCGACGGTTTCCACGTGCGCCCACTTGCGCGTCGTCGAGTTAATAAGGTAATCCTAACCTAAATAGCAGTACTGCTGGAGCTCAGCCCCACCTGTTGGAGCGCGCCGTCGGCACATCGAAATGCTGCTGCCTACCACTGTCTCGAAAGGCCCCTCTTGTCCCGAATATCCCCTCCGAAGGTCCTCGCGGCCGCCCTCGCGGCGGCGGTGATCGCTCTCGGATCGCTGACACCGGCAACCGCAGCGACCCCGCGCACGGATCTCGCCCTCGGCGCCGACGTCACCGTCAGCTCGACCCACCCGCACAACAACTTCGCCCTCGCCGGATCGAACCTCGTCGATGGTTCCAGCAGCACCCGCTGGGCAGCGGCCGATGACGCCACCTTCCCCCTCACGATCGACCTCGGCTTCACTTCAGAGGTCACCTTCACCGAAGTCGTCATCGACGAGTTCGTCGACTCGGGCACGAACGCGCGCGTGGCCGGCTTCGAACTCCAGCGCTGGGTGTCCGCGTCGTCGGCCTGGGAGACATTCTCCGCGTCGTCGGGACTCGGCCGGAAGAAGTCGATCAGCGGCTTCGGCGAGATCACATCGTCGAAGGTCCGCCTTTCCATAGCGGGACTGTTGCCGGGCGAGACGTACACACCGACGCTGACCGGCATCGCGCTCTACGCGACAGCACCCGAAGCCCCTGGGACTGGCGGTGAGGGAACCCCTGCTGCGAGTGATGCGCCGTACATCGCGTTCGAGACCGCACCTGCCGGGAAGACCGCGATCGATCCTGGCGCGCGCGTCACGCAGATCGACACACCGTCGACGAACGGGTCGAACTCGATTCGTGTCGTCGAATCGGATGGTGACGTCTTCCTCCAGCAGGTGGCGGAGGACTCGGGCGCCGTGACGCAGACACTCGACATCAGCTCCAACATCGATGGGGTGACCTCCGGAACCGCGAGCCTCGACTACAGCGCGGCCTCGCCCTATCCCCTGAACATCACCCTCTTCGGCACGAAGGACGGGCAGTCGATCGTCCTCCGCGTCATCACGCCTGGATCGAGTTCGCTCGGTACCGCTGCCTCCACGACGTTCGAATCGCTGGACGCAACAGCGTTCGAGCAGCGCACCGGCGTCGCTCTCGCCGGCCTCGAGCTCATCAGCCCGTTCAGCACGGGCTACCTGGCCGTGTACTCGACACCGAGCGGCTACGGCGCGAAGCGCCTCACGTACAAGCTGGCCCCACAGGCCGGACGCGATCCGATCACGCTGCCGTTCAGTCAGGTCGATCGCGAGTTCCGTCTCGACACCTACGGTGATCTGTACTCGAGTCGGGTCGGTGCCGTCGAGAAGGTCTCCATGTACGACCTCTCCACCGTCGCGACGGTGGAGCTCCCGGGCTTCGGCATCGCTGCATCCTGGTTGCTGGAGCCGTACTCCGTGCTCCTGGTCGCGGATGCATCCGGCAAGGTCGCGAACGTCAGCCTCAAGGATGGTGTCGCCCTCCGTGGCGTGATCTCGCTCCCGACGCAAGCCGCCTCGATGGCGTTCGTCGAGTACACCGCAGAGATCCAGCTCACCACAGCAGGTGCAACCCAGATCCGGAGGTTCGCAGCCGCCGACAGCGGTGAGCGGACCCCGTTGGACACCGCCGGCGTGGTGCTCCCCGGATCGTTGAGCTCCTTCGTCAGCTGGAATCCGGCGACGACCTACCTGGTAGCCATCGGCCAGAACGTCTACTCCTACCGCGCGTCGTACGTCTCCAGCGCCAAGCCGTGGTTCACCCCCTCACTGTCCGCAGCAAAGCGCGGAGCCGGTATCGACTTCTCCTACTCCGGGGCCGGCACGGGTCTGTCCTCCGACAAGGCCTGGTTCGAGTACAGCCTCGACGGTGGAGCGAGCTGGTCGAAGCGCGGCGACGCGTGGTCCGACGCGGTCGCTGATCGTGGCAACGTGACGGTCCAGCCCGCTGCACTCGCGGAACCCCAGGACGGTATCGCTCCCTACCTGCGCCAGAACACCGAAGACGTCTGGGCGTCCACCACCCTCGGTGTCTTCTACGGCGACATCGTCCTCCCGGCCGAGCAGTACGACGCCCTCTGGCGCTACCGTCTCGAGAACGTCTACGGATCGGTCGCCAGCGCCGCCACGACGATCACGATCGAGGACGAGCAGGAGGTCGACCCGACCCTCCGCATGACCACACAACCGACCGCCGCACGCGTCAGCGTCGGCGAGTCGCTCACCCTCACCGCAGCGGCGTCCGCAGCACTCCCGATCACCGTGCAGTGGCAGCGCTCCGCCGACGGCACCGACTGGGCTGACATCGACGGGGCGACGGGCAACAGCCTGACGCTCACCGCGTCCGCGGCCGACACCGGCAGCAGCTTCCGGGCCGTGTACACCGCCGGCGATTCGAGGATCCAGTCCGAACCGGCGAGCATCAGTGTGATGGTTCCGAACGGGCCGGTCACGTCCGCCGCGCCCGCCGGCGCCGTCATCGCAGCGGACGCACGCTTCACGCTGGACCTGTCCACGTACTCCCAGGAGTGGGTGCGCGACGTCGCAAGCAAGAACGTCTCGCTCGGAACCACCGGCTTCGAGTTCTCCACGGGCTCCGGGTGGACCGATCCCGCGTCCGGTGAGACACAACTGTCCTGGTCGGGCACGGCGATCTACCGCCCCTACGGCGGTTATCTCGGCCTGTACATGGCGTACGCGAACCCCCACCTCGCGATCGCAGCGAACGGGCAGGCCACCCTCACGGCGGAGATCGCCTGGAACGACGGCGGCGGCAAGTGGAGTGGCCCCGTCGAGAACAGCTACAAGCGCGTCATCGTCGCGACGTTCGCCGACAGCGAGCTCACGACGGCGACTGACGGGACGCTCTCGTTCGCCGGCACGCCGGAGTGGTCGGGACGCGCCTACTCACAGGGTGCAGGCGAGGTGTACGCGGACAGTTTCCCCGCGTCACTCGTCGACTACTTCGACCCGAGCAACCGTCCGTGGTTCTACGCGACCGGCAGCTTCCGTGACCCGGAGAAGGCCGGCCTGCCGGTGACGGCGACGGCGACGGTCACGACCGAGACGGCCCCGACCGCAGGCTCGCGGGTCGACCCGCTCGACCCCCTCGGCGACGGCAAGAACCCGTTCACCCCGTCCTCACCGACCGTGGTCGCACAACCGCAGTCGGCGACCATCGGCGTCGACGGTACAGCCAAGCTCACCGCCACCGCGACCGGGTCACCGGCACCGACGATCCGCTGGCAACAGCTCCTCGGCGCGGTCTGGACCGACATCGACGGCGCGACGACCACGACCTACACCGCGACAGGGCTCGCGGAGGGAGCGCACTCGTTCCGAGCCGTGTTCACCGGAGGCGGCACATCGGTGGAGTCGGAGACCGCCGTCGTCACGGTGAGCGCTGACGGGGACGAGCCTCAGCCGTCGGCGGGTCCCGCGCTGAGCGTGACCCCGGGTTCTCAGCTTGCGGACGGCGCCAAGCTCACGGTGTCGGGGTCCGGCTATGAGCAGCACACCAACCGTCACGGTGCCTACCTCCTGTTCGGGTACGCCACCACGTTCCCGTCGGCCGGCGGCAAGCTCGGCGTCGACTACGACTACGCAGCAGGCATGGACAACCAGCGGTTCATCGCCTGGCCAGGCTCAGCGACAACAGGAGCCTCGCAGGCGCTCTTCGCTGACGGCGGGTTCACCGTCGAGGACTTCGCGGCGACGTCCACCTTCATCGGAGCCTCCGGCGCGGCCATCGACTGCCGAGCCACCGGGATCACCTGTGGCGTGTTCACGATCGGCGCCCACGGCTCGACGGACGGGGCGCTCGAGACGTTCGTCCCGGTAACGTTCACGACCGTCGCACCCGAACCGGGCACGGAACCAGGCACCGAACCGGGTACGAACCCAGGCACGGAACCGGGTACGAACCCAGGCACGGAACCAGGCACCGAACCGGGTACGAACCCAGGCACGGAACCAGGCACCGAACCGGGTACGAACCCAGGCACGGAACCAGGCACCGAACCGGCACCGCGGAAGATCGAGCCGTCTGGCTCAGACCTGACGCTCGAGAACGAGGGTCGCATCACGGTTCCGGTGAGTGCAATCGCAGGATCGACTATCACCGTGTCCGTCGGCAGCGACCGAGCCGCGGACCGAGTGGCCGCGTACCTCTTCTCCGAGCCGAGTTCG from Plantibacter flavus includes these protein-coding regions:
- a CDS encoding glucose PTS transporter subunit IIA, producing MLGSFFMPQRGDRFSMSTKYATLAAEIIRLVGGPANIESAYHCQTRLRFSLHNESLVRDSELQATAGVATTRVSGGTYQVVVGTHVKDVFEEVDRELSAAGVSSATHTTASKPAERRSVFSVVVDFIAATFQPIVPALSGAGMIMALLAVLVVTNVITRESQTYQVLAFFANAVFYFLPIFVAISAADKLKTNRFLAGVVAAMMLHPTWTQMVASGDSVHLFDVIPLTLASYGSSVIPILLVILVQSYFERLLNRVVPNAIKLVFVPMITFLVMGTLAMSVLGPIGTFLGGYLAIFFAFLTENAPWVPSLLIGALLPVMVMFGVHNAVAPLGFAQLAQLGYDSIFGPGAICSNIAQGVATLVVAVRTKDAKLRQIATAGGITALMGITEPALYGVALPKRYPLIAAMIGGGAGGLYAGLTSTHRFAVGTSGLPAVFLYIGDDTLQFFVNILVALAISAVVSAAAAILLSVRFERVAAAQDALLGSGLTVEVDIPSASVPAIGTISTAGTGGERTVSASHEITAPVSGEVLPLAAIPDGAFSSGVMGPGLGIEPMNGRIVSPVTGTVVAATKTGHAFGIVTDAGVEVLVHIGVDTVQMKGAGFSGAVPSGTHVEVGQQLVSVDLAAISDAGHPATVILVVTNPDDVGEVSVTASGRVVAGEPVLSIAG
- a CDS encoding HtaA domain-containing protein, with translation MSRISPPKVLAAALAAAVIALGSLTPATAATPRTDLALGADVTVSSTHPHNNFALAGSNLVDGSSSTRWAAADDATFPLTIDLGFTSEVTFTEVVIDEFVDSGTNARVAGFELQRWVSASSAWETFSASSGLGRKKSISGFGEITSSKVRLSIAGLLPGETYTPTLTGIALYATAPEAPGTGGEGTPAASDAPYIAFETAPAGKTAIDPGARVTQIDTPSTNGSNSIRVVESDGDVFLQQVAEDSGAVTQTLDISSNIDGVTSGTASLDYSAASPYPLNITLFGTKDGQSIVLRVITPGSSSLGTAASTTFESLDATAFEQRTGVALAGLELISPFSTGYLAVYSTPSGYGAKRLTYKLAPQAGRDPITLPFSQVDREFRLDTYGDLYSSRVGAVEKVSMYDLSTVATVELPGFGIAASWLLEPYSVLLVADASGKVANVSLKDGVALRGVISLPTQAASMAFVEYTAEIQLTTAGATQIRRFAAADSGERTPLDTAGVVLPGSLSSFVSWNPATTYLVAIGQNVYSYRASYVSSAKPWFTPSLSAAKRGAGIDFSYSGAGTGLSSDKAWFEYSLDGGASWSKRGDAWSDAVADRGNVTVQPAALAEPQDGIAPYLRQNTEDVWASTTLGVFYGDIVLPAEQYDALWRYRLENVYGSVASAATTITIEDEQEVDPTLRMTTQPTAARVSVGESLTLTAAASAALPITVQWQRSADGTDWADIDGATGNSLTLTASAADTGSSFRAVYTAGDSRIQSEPASISVMVPNGPVTSAAPAGAVIAADARFTLDLSTYSQEWVRDVASKNVSLGTTGFEFSTGSGWTDPASGETQLSWSGTAIYRPYGGYLGLYMAYANPHLAIAANGQATLTAEIAWNDGGGKWSGPVENSYKRVIVATFADSELTTATDGTLSFAGTPEWSGRAYSQGAGEVYADSFPASLVDYFDPSNRPWFYATGSFRDPEKAGLPVTATATVTTETAPTAGSRVDPLDPLGDGKNPFTPSSPTVVAQPQSATIGVDGTAKLTATATGSPAPTIRWQQLLGAVWTDIDGATTTTYTATGLAEGAHSFRAVFTGGGTSVESETAVVTVSADGDEPQPSAGPALSVTPGSQLADGAKLTVSGSGYEQHTNRHGAYLLFGYATTFPSAGGKLGVDYDYAAGMDNQRFIAWPGSATTGASQALFADGGFTVEDFAATSTFIGASGAAIDCRATGITCGVFTIGAHGSTDGALETFVPVTFTTVAPEPGTEPGTEPGTNPGTEPGTNPGTEPGTEPGTNPGTEPGTEPGTNPGTEPGTEPAPRKIEPSGSDLTLENEGRITVPVSAIAGSTITVSVGSDRAADRVAAYLFSEPSSLGTYKVSESGTFEVRLPADVTGVHRLAVYDEDGIIGWASISIAALAGNGDKAKDTMAVTGTEFPSAAILSAVVLILLGGVLIKRRRKLTV